CCAGTTATTATTTAAACCATCCGAATACCATACCGGAGCTTCGATCAAATCATTCAGATCTGCATTGTCTAAGGTCGAAATCGCCACACTTACAAAAGCTCCGCCGATTTCTTCGATATATCCTTTTGAGAAAGTTCTCACTCCGCAATTTTTACAAAAATGGTGTTTGCTACTCTTTGTATTGAATTCATAGAAACTGAGGCTATCTTCCCCGCTCAATAAGCGAAAAGATTCAGGCTTAACAATGCTGGACCAGTTTCGGACCTTTCTGCAGAAGGAACAATTGCATCTACCTGTGCCGGCGCTCAAATCCAAATCCGCCTCGTAACGAACTGCACCACAATGGCAACTTCCCGTATATTTTTTAAGGCTCATAAATAACTCCTCATTGGATCTTGGATGGAATCTCTAGATCCGTATACAAACTATATTACAGATTAAATATGACAGTTTATGTCATATTTAGGAATGCAGTTCTAAAAAATATGAAATCTCGTCGGAAACGATTAACTCCGATAATCTCCTGCAAGATTTTTTTAAAGTTTCGAGAGGATTTTCTTTTTTACATTCTATCCGAACGAGTAAGTCGAAAAAATTCCTTTTTTGAAATTCTATCGTCGCTAAAAAAGTTCCGATTTAGATTCGAATCTTCCGTAAATTGTATGTTTACGCGAGCCGAATACCAAGGCCCACCCGCTCTATAGTTTAATAGAACGATACCGTGCGTTCTATATTGGAGATAGTATGACTCCATTACAAATTGTAGATATACTTTCCGTGTTTTTGGACAGAAGAATCGAATGTATGAGGATCCCACTCGAGACAGTACGTGCTCATAACAAAATTTTAGTATATTTGACTGAGTGGATCAATCGAGAAGGTTACCCAGAAGTGGATATGAATCCTTTATGGCAAGAACATCCTGGGCTTCTGAATTTTCCCCAATGGCTAGAAAAAACCGGAAAAACACAAATAGAAGCTGCATCAATAAGATCACAGTATTGCAACTTCCGAGCAGCGTTTGTTTTTATCATACCTCGACCCTTCCTGAAATTTTCAGGACCTTAATTTCAATTTGGCCACATATTTTTCCCGGATTAGGATTGACCAAATTTTGTAGCAATCGTTACAATGATTCAAAAGATAACTGTTCCCATGAGATCGGACAAAGCTCAGGGAATATGATAAAAAGTCCGGATCTATATATAATATCTTTTTTATATTCTCTAATGAGCGGTGAAAATCAAAAGGATGGAGAAAGAAAAATCGAAAATCCAAAACGATTTTATACTAGGAGAATATTATGGGCCAATCAGCATCGGCAAGAGTCCAACCGAAGATACGTAAACCGAAATTTCCTTTGGAAGACATAGCTAAGGAAAGAGGTTTCGGAAAAAAGATCCCATTCTTTACGGCATTTCTTTCCAGCTTAAGCGTATTATTTCCGGAAGGAGAACGTTTCTTTATTCGTTCAGTCAAAGCGTTCAGCGAAGATGTTGATCCGGCTTTAAGGAGTGAGATCAAAGCTTTTGCAGGGCAGGAAGCGGTCCACGGCAACGTTCACGATAAAATGAACGAAAGATTCGTGGAGATCGGATTGGACTTCCGCAGTCATGAAAGAATGTTCTGCTGGCTGTTCTTCGATATACTAGAAAAAAATATTCTAAAACTCTTTCCTGTTTGGGGCAAAAGGCTCGCACTCTCAATTACCGCAGCAGCGGAACATTTTACTGCAACTCTCGGAAGATTTTTACTTTCTCTACCAGAACAACGTGTAGCTTGGATCGACCCTATCAGCTGGAAAGTGATCGAATGGCATGCACTGGAAGAATTAGAACACAAAGCTGTAGCGTATGACGTG
The window above is part of the Leptospira licerasiae serovar Varillal str. VAR 010 genome. Proteins encoded here:
- a CDS encoding GFA family protein; amino-acid sequence: MSLKKYTGSCHCGAVRYEADLDLSAGTGRCNCSFCRKVRNWSSIVKPESFRLLSGEDSLSFYEFNTKSSKHHFCKNCGVRTFSKGYIEEIGGAFVSVAISTLDNADLNDLIEAPVWYSDGLNNNWYNQPAEIRHL
- a CDS encoding metal-dependent hydrolase, with the translated sequence MGQSASARVQPKIRKPKFPLEDIAKERGFGKKIPFFTAFLSSLSVLFPEGERFFIRSVKAFSEDVDPALRSEIKAFAGQEAVHGNVHDKMNERFVEIGLDFRSHERMFCWLFFDILEKNILKLFPVWGKRLALSITAAAEHFTATLGRFLLSLPEQRVAWIDPISWKVIEWHALEELEHKAVAYDVYRASGGGYFTRVLGMTIAVQLLGLLAIVGTIRALFYFGIPNPNQIVRDFRFFFGIPGFAWAVIFYILEYYIPGFHPNDQDDHELLEKFEKVMTAHGY